In the Euphorbia lathyris chromosome 5, ddEupLath1.1, whole genome shotgun sequence genome, one interval contains:
- the LOC136230502 gene encoding EPIDERMAL PATTERNING FACTOR-like protein 1, with product MTSNFTFSLLLLLLPLFIVSSFLNQDQTPQDLLFEDKTRLGSTPPSCHNKCNRCHPCMAVQVPTAPSHDRVQPKHVVDDFFDPYPSGNRYSNYKPLGWKCRCDGHFYNP from the exons ATGACTTCTAATTTTACATTTtcactcctcctccttcttctcccTCTTTTTATAGTTTCTTCCTTTCTTAATCAAGACCAAACCCCTCAG GACTTGTTGTTTGAGGATAAAACGAGGCTGGGTTCGACACCGCCGAGTTGCCACAACAAGTGCAACAGATGCCACCCGTGTATGGCAGTTCAAGTGCCTACTGCTCCGAGTCACGACCGAGTTCAACCCAAACATGTCGTCGACGATTTCTTTGACCCTTATCCTTCTGGTAACAGGTACTCCAATTACAAGCCACTCGGTTGGAAGTGTAGGTGTGATGGCCATTTTTACAATCCTTGA